A genomic region of Vampirovibrio chlorellavorus contains the following coding sequences:
- a CDS encoding RDD family protein, translating to MDIRSIHTIETAENIHIKVELAGLASRVFAFLIDGALMGLLSALVVGLFALWAYVAKVPEIAKTGIPLGSFAVFFGYHLFQEWLWNGRTVGKFLLHIRVVRNNGQAIGFWESLGRNLMRLLDVYVLGVGLLCMMFNRGEKRFGDFIGGTIVINDAKVTKPTYQLSPASALLDAGEFADVRLTAEEAELLKTYLRRRKQFLKPARLRLVEQLCAYFSQRWHRPVSGEPDLDAALAAYQQAQSTSS from the coding sequence TTGGACATTCGCTCCATTCACACCATTGAAACGGCTGAAAATATCCACATCAAGGTGGAGTTGGCCGGTCTGGCTTCCCGGGTGTTCGCCTTTCTGATTGACGGGGCCTTGATGGGGTTGCTCAGCGCCCTGGTGGTGGGGCTGTTTGCTCTGTGGGCCTATGTGGCCAAGGTGCCGGAAATCGCCAAAACCGGCATTCCGCTGGGCAGTTTCGCGGTGTTTTTTGGCTACCATTTGTTTCAGGAGTGGCTGTGGAACGGGCGCACGGTGGGTAAGTTCCTGTTGCACATTCGGGTGGTGCGCAACAATGGGCAGGCCATTGGCTTTTGGGAATCACTGGGGCGCAACCTGATGCGGCTGCTGGATGTGTACGTGCTGGGGGTGGGCCTGCTGTGCATGATGTTCAATCGGGGAGAGAAGCGCTTTGGGGATTTCATCGGCGGCACTATTGTCATTAATGACGCCAAAGTGACGAAGCCCACCTACCAGTTGTCTCCGGCATCGGCCTTACTGGATGCCGGAGAATTTGCGGACGTGCGGCTGACCGCTGAAGAGGCCGAATTGCTCAAGACCTACCTAAGGCGTCGCAAGCAGTTTTTAAAGCCTGCCCGGCTGCGTCTGGTGGAACAGTTGTGCGCCTATTTCAGTCAGCGCTGGCACCGTCCCGTGAGTGGGGAGCCGGATCTGGACGCCGCCTTGGCCGCCTATCAGCAAGCGCAATCAACGTCGAGTTAA
- a CDS encoding stage II sporulation protein M → MSHKRWIQAQEPHWQRLEVLLSKAQPSTANLPPEEIRELGLLYRGVILDLSRAQSQPEAQHLEPYLNNLVQRCHGKVYERPPASGKDVAHFFLREFPRCFRKNAGLIALAFALFAAGSVLAMLTVHLDPRTETYFLPRPVIDQLDQGVLWTDNMQANPSESSFLMTNNIRVAFNAFTFGVLFGVGTLLLLFHNGLFAFGGPLQVCFNHGMGWRLLNFMLAHGVIELTTIFIAGGAGMLIGFALLFPGELPRWQAVRLKSKEAIILIAGCVPLLVIAGIIEGMVSLNQAVPPLARMAVALASAVGLIAYLGFSGRVKTIHS, encoded by the coding sequence ATGTCTCACAAACGGTGGATTCAAGCGCAAGAGCCGCACTGGCAAAGGCTGGAAGTTCTATTATCCAAAGCCCAGCCCAGCACCGCCAACCTGCCACCGGAGGAAATCCGGGAGTTGGGCCTGCTGTACCGTGGGGTGATTCTGGATCTCTCCCGGGCGCAGAGCCAGCCGGAAGCCCAGCACCTGGAGCCCTACCTGAATAACCTGGTGCAGCGCTGCCACGGCAAAGTGTATGAGCGCCCCCCGGCCAGCGGCAAAGACGTGGCCCATTTTTTTCTGCGGGAGTTTCCCCGGTGCTTTCGCAAAAACGCCGGGCTTATCGCCCTGGCCTTTGCCCTGTTTGCCGCCGGATCAGTTTTGGCCATGCTGACTGTGCATCTGGATCCCCGCACGGAGACCTACTTTTTGCCCCGCCCGGTCATTGATCAACTGGATCAAGGGGTACTATGGACGGACAACATGCAGGCCAACCCCTCGGAATCCAGCTTCCTGATGACCAATAACATTCGGGTGGCCTTTAACGCCTTTACCTTCGGGGTGTTGTTTGGGGTGGGCACCCTGTTGCTCTTGTTTCACAACGGATTGTTTGCCTTTGGCGGCCCCTTGCAAGTGTGTTTTAACCACGGCATGGGCTGGCGATTGCTCAATTTTATGCTGGCCCACGGGGTTATTGAACTGACCACCATTTTTATTGCCGGGGGGGCGGGCATGCTGATTGGCTTTGCCCTTCTCTTTCCGGGGGAGTTGCCCCGATGGCAGGCGGTGCGGCTCAAGTCCAAAGAAGCCATTATCCTGATTGCCGGCTGTGTGCCCCTGCTGGTGATTGCGGGCATTATCGAAGGCATGGTGTCCCTCAATCAGGCGGTGCCGCCCTTGGCCCGCATGGCCGTGGCCCTGGCTTCGGCAGTGGGATTAATCGCTTACCTGGGGTTTAGTGGGCGGGTCAAAACAATACATTCATAG